The Candidatus Koribacter versatilis Ellin345 genome has a segment encoding these proteins:
- the aceE gene encoding pyruvate dehydrogenase (acetyl-transferring), homodimeric type codes for MNPVNLDTIDINSLEVLENREWLESLEYVLQTGGPERVGRLIQQLQLQCERAGVKLPFTATTPYENTIPADRQPPFPGSQEMERRIKSLIRWNALAMVMRANKVEEGIGGHISTFASAATLYEVGFNHFFRAATEDGDRDIVYFQGHSAPGIYSRAFLEGRLPIEKLENFRRELHPGGGLSSYPHPWLMPDFWEFPTVSMGLGPITAIYQARFNKYLENRGLKTATSGKIWAFLGDGETDEPESLGAISLASRERLDNLIFVINCNLQRLDGPVRGNFKIIQELEANFRGAGWNVIKVIWGSDWDSLIEKDTDGLLVKRMGEITDGQFQKYAVETGRYFRQNFFGTDPRLLKMVEHLSDEQLEHLRLGGHDPIKVHAAYKEAVDHKGSPTVILAKTIKGYGLGESGEGKNITHQQKKLNEEELKIFRSRFGIPVADEDLAKAPFYRPSDDSAEIKYLQERRKQLGGYMPARKVRAAALPIPKEELFEEFYKGTEGRKASSTMVFVRMLGKLLRDPEFGKYVVPIVPDEARTFGMEALFRQVGIYSSVGQLYEPVDMDTLLYYKESKDGQILEEGITEAGSMSSFIAAGSAYSTHGIPTIPFFIYYSMFGFQRIGDLVWAAADTRCRGFMLGGTAGRTTLAGEGLQHQDGHSHLLAYPVPTCMAYDPAFAFELAIIIQDGIKRMYHDGESIFYYITVMNEPVENPAMPEGVREGILRGMYRFKKSEHKSKLKANLFGSGTIMQEVIKAAEILESKYDIASDIWSITSYKELYKDGNDVDRWNMLHPAEKPRQTFIGEQLKDAEGVFVAASDYVKAMPESISQWFPRPLLALGTDGFGRSEGRASLRDFFEVDAKHIVVGTLTALMRDGKVKPDAVSRAIKDLGVDPNKPNPFTV; via the coding sequence ATGAATCCTGTTAATCTAGACACAATCGACATTAATTCCCTGGAAGTCTTAGAGAACCGTGAATGGCTTGAGTCGCTCGAATACGTCCTCCAAACCGGAGGCCCCGAGCGCGTAGGACGCCTGATTCAGCAGCTCCAGTTGCAATGCGAGCGCGCCGGCGTAAAACTCCCATTCACTGCCACCACTCCCTACGAAAACACCATCCCCGCCGACCGCCAGCCCCCGTTTCCCGGCAGCCAGGAAATGGAACGTCGCATTAAGAGCCTTATTCGCTGGAACGCTCTGGCCATGGTCATGCGCGCCAACAAGGTCGAAGAGGGAATCGGCGGCCACATCTCCACCTTCGCCTCCGCGGCCACGCTCTACGAAGTCGGCTTCAACCACTTCTTTCGCGCCGCTACTGAAGATGGCGATCGTGACATCGTCTATTTCCAGGGACACAGCGCCCCCGGCATCTACTCCCGCGCGTTCCTCGAAGGTCGTCTCCCGATCGAGAAGCTGGAGAACTTCCGCCGCGAACTTCATCCCGGCGGCGGCCTCTCGTCCTATCCGCACCCGTGGCTCATGCCCGACTTCTGGGAATTCCCCACGGTCTCCATGGGACTCGGTCCGATCACCGCGATCTACCAGGCTCGCTTCAACAAGTACCTCGAAAACCGCGGCCTCAAGACTGCGACCAGCGGCAAGATCTGGGCCTTCCTCGGTGACGGCGAAACCGATGAGCCCGAGTCGCTCGGTGCAATTTCTCTCGCTTCGCGGGAACGCCTCGACAACCTCATCTTCGTTATCAACTGCAACCTCCAGCGCCTCGACGGCCCCGTCCGCGGCAATTTCAAAATCATCCAGGAACTTGAAGCCAACTTCCGCGGCGCCGGATGGAACGTAATCAAAGTTATCTGGGGCAGCGATTGGGACAGCCTCATTGAGAAGGACACCGACGGTCTGCTCGTAAAGCGCATGGGCGAAATCACCGACGGCCAGTTCCAGAAGTACGCCGTCGAAACCGGACGCTACTTCCGCCAGAACTTCTTCGGCACCGACCCGCGCCTGCTCAAGATGGTCGAGCACCTCAGCGACGAGCAGCTCGAACACCTGCGCCTCGGCGGACACGACCCGATCAAAGTTCACGCCGCCTACAAAGAGGCCGTCGATCACAAGGGCTCGCCCACGGTCATTCTCGCCAAGACGATCAAGGGTTACGGCCTCGGCGAAAGTGGCGAGGGCAAGAACATCACCCACCAGCAGAAGAAGCTCAACGAAGAAGAGCTCAAAATCTTCCGCTCGCGCTTCGGCATCCCTGTCGCCGATGAAGATCTCGCGAAAGCCCCGTTCTATCGCCCCAGCGACGACTCGGCCGAAATCAAATACCTGCAGGAACGCCGCAAGCAACTCGGCGGATACATGCCGGCCCGCAAGGTCCGCGCCGCCGCGCTGCCCATCCCGAAGGAAGAGCTCTTTGAAGAGTTCTACAAGGGCACTGAAGGCCGCAAGGCATCGAGCACCATGGTCTTCGTTCGCATGCTCGGCAAACTGCTGCGCGATCCCGAATTCGGCAAGTACGTCGTGCCCATCGTTCCCGACGAAGCTCGAACCTTCGGTATGGAAGCGCTCTTCCGCCAGGTGGGTATCTACTCCAGCGTAGGCCAGCTCTACGAGCCTGTCGATATGGACACGCTCCTCTATTACAAGGAGTCTAAGGACGGCCAGATTCTCGAAGAGGGCATCACCGAGGCCGGTTCGATGTCTTCGTTCATCGCTGCGGGCAGTGCATATTCCACGCACGGCATCCCGACGATTCCGTTCTTCATTTACTACTCGATGTTCGGATTCCAGCGCATTGGCGATCTCGTATGGGCCGCCGCTGACACCCGCTGCCGCGGCTTCATGCTCGGCGGCACCGCCGGACGCACCACCCTTGCCGGCGAAGGTCTCCAGCACCAGGACGGCCACAGCCACCTGCTCGCTTACCCGGTTCCTACCTGCATGGCCTACGATCCCGCGTTCGCCTTTGAACTCGCGATCATCATTCAGGACGGCATCAAGCGCATGTATCACGACGGCGAAAGCATCTTCTACTACATCACCGTTATGAACGAGCCGGTCGAGAACCCCGCCATGCCCGAAGGTGTGCGCGAAGGTATTCTCCGCGGCATGTATCGCTTCAAGAAGTCGGAGCACAAGTCGAAGCTCAAGGCGAACCTCTTCGGCTCCGGCACCATCATGCAGGAAGTGATCAAGGCCGCCGAAATCCTCGAGTCCAAGTACGACATCGCGAGCGATATCTGGAGCATCACCAGCTACAAGGAACTCTACAAAGACGGCAATGACGTGGACCGCTGGAACATGCTGCACCCGGCGGAGAAGCCGCGCCAGACCTTCATCGGCGAGCAGTTGAAAGACGCCGAAGGCGTCTTTGTCGCTGCTTCCGACTATGTGAAGGCAATGCCGGAATCCATTTCGCAGTGGTTCCCGCGTCCGCTCCTCGCGCTCGGTACCGACGGCTTCGGCCGCAGCGAAGGCCGCGCATCGTTGCGCGACTTCTTCGAGGTCGATGCCAAGCACATCGTCGTCGGTACGCTCACCGCGCTCATGCGCGACGGCAAAGTGAAACCCGACGCGGTCAGCCGCGCTATCAAGGATCTCGGCGTCGATCCCAACAAGCCGAATCCGTTCACCGTTTAG
- a CDS encoding ABC transporter ATP-binding protein, with amino-acid sequence MKLTVENVSKRYGNGVQALRDFSLELGPGVLGLLGPNGAGKSTLMSILATITLPSAGRVLWDDGKTSVDTAAHPNVLRNVLGFLPQDFGVYPNLSALEYLEYLAAIKGIDGKTAKSRIEELLTLVNLQSAKTRKLGGYSGGMRQRVGIAQALLNDPKLLIVDEPTAGLDPEERVRFRNLLSELSHDRIVILSTHIVSDVELTADRIALVAAGQLITCQSPDQLLNSLDGRVWECVVPPDMLAQFKSHHACSGMVRRQDGVHVRVVSDEKPWHNAESEPAVLEDAYLHWVNAPVEVAA; translated from the coding sequence GTGAAATTGACGGTTGAGAATGTAAGCAAGCGATATGGCAATGGCGTGCAGGCGCTGCGGGATTTTTCGCTGGAATTAGGACCGGGCGTACTGGGGCTGCTCGGGCCGAACGGCGCCGGCAAAAGCACGCTGATGAGCATCCTTGCCACGATCACGCTTCCTAGCGCTGGTCGCGTGCTGTGGGACGACGGCAAAACCAGTGTCGATACTGCGGCGCATCCGAATGTGCTGCGCAACGTACTGGGATTTTTGCCCCAGGATTTTGGCGTGTATCCGAACCTGAGCGCGCTGGAGTATCTCGAATACCTCGCGGCGATCAAAGGGATCGATGGCAAGACGGCGAAGTCGCGGATTGAAGAACTGCTGACGCTGGTGAATCTGCAGTCGGCGAAGACCCGCAAGCTGGGCGGATATTCTGGCGGTATGCGGCAGAGGGTGGGAATTGCGCAGGCTCTGTTAAACGATCCGAAATTGTTGATCGTGGATGAGCCCACGGCGGGTCTTGATCCTGAAGAGCGCGTGCGGTTCCGAAATTTGTTATCGGAGCTGTCTCACGATCGCATCGTGATCCTTTCGACGCACATTGTTTCGGACGTGGAGTTAACGGCGGACCGCATTGCGCTCGTTGCCGCGGGCCAACTGATCACCTGCCAGTCGCCGGACCAACTTCTGAACTCGCTTGATGGACGGGTGTGGGAGTGCGTGGTACCGCCGGATATGTTGGCTCAATTCAAGTCGCACCACGCGTGCAGTGGAATGGTGCGGCGTCAGGACGGCGTGCATGTGCGCGTTGTGAGCGATGAGAAGCCGTGGCACAACGCAGAGTCGGAGCCGGCGGTACTGGAGGATGCGTATCTGCATTGGGTAAACGCACCTGTCGAGGTCGCGGCATGA
- a CDS encoding 4Fe-4S dicluster domain-containing protein, translated as MAYVIAEPCIGTKDTACVDACPVDCIHPKKDAEAHANEPMLYIDPVECIDCGACVPVCPVSAIFALDDLPEKWKEYAEKNAKYFGR; from the coding sequence ATGGCATACGTAATCGCGGAACCTTGCATAGGAACGAAGGACACGGCATGCGTGGATGCCTGCCCAGTCGATTGCATCCATCCCAAGAAGGATGCGGAGGCCCACGCTAACGAGCCGATGCTCTACATCGACCCCGTCGAATGCATTGACTGCGGCGCCTGCGTCCCCGTCTGCCCCGTCTCCGCCATCTTCGCCCTCGATGACCTGCCGGAAAAGTGGAAGGAATACGCCGAAAAGAACGCCAAGTACTTCGGCCGCTAA
- a CDS encoding pyridoxal phosphate-dependent aminotransferase translates to MPKLSERALGIKQSEIRVMSVECERVKGINLAQGICDTEVPPPVRQGAHEAIENGNNQYTRMDGIAGLRQAIAKKMKRYNRIERDPETEVVVTGGSTGGYLSTCLALLEAGDEVILFQPYYGYHVHTLETLGVTPRFVNLQPPSWEFKKEELERAISARTKAIVVNTPGNPSGKMFTREELGWIAEIASQHDLFVITDEIYEYFRYDGREHISPATVDRLRERTVTISGFSKTFSVTGWRLGYVVADAKWTNAIKYFSDLAYICGPSPLQWGVMMGIDELGDEFYDELNAEYAQKRRLLCDTLHEVGLTPFEPQGSYYVLADASSLPGKDSKERAMHLLHTAGVATVPGESFMKSGGETLLRFCFAKRMEELEEACRRLEGVRANV, encoded by the coding sequence GTGCCGAAATTGAGTGAACGAGCGTTGGGGATCAAGCAGTCGGAGATCCGCGTGATGAGCGTGGAGTGCGAGCGGGTGAAGGGGATCAACCTGGCGCAGGGCATTTGCGATACGGAGGTTCCGCCACCGGTGCGTCAGGGCGCGCACGAGGCGATTGAGAACGGCAACAACCAGTACACGCGAATGGATGGCATCGCGGGGCTGCGTCAGGCGATCGCGAAGAAGATGAAGCGGTACAACCGGATTGAGCGTGATCCGGAGACGGAAGTGGTGGTCACGGGGGGATCGACGGGAGGCTATCTGTCGACGTGCCTGGCGCTGCTGGAGGCTGGCGATGAGGTGATTCTCTTTCAGCCTTATTACGGATACCACGTGCATACGCTGGAGACGTTGGGTGTAACGCCGCGATTTGTGAATCTGCAGCCGCCGTCGTGGGAGTTCAAGAAAGAAGAGTTAGAGCGGGCGATCTCAGCGCGGACGAAGGCGATCGTGGTGAATACTCCGGGGAACCCGAGCGGCAAGATGTTCACGCGCGAAGAACTGGGATGGATTGCCGAGATCGCTTCTCAACACGATCTGTTTGTGATCACGGATGAGATTTACGAGTACTTCCGGTATGACGGGCGGGAGCATATCAGCCCGGCGACGGTCGATAGACTGCGCGAGCGGACGGTTACGATCTCGGGATTCTCGAAGACGTTTAGTGTGACAGGATGGCGGCTGGGGTACGTGGTGGCAGACGCAAAGTGGACGAACGCGATTAAGTATTTCAGCGATCTCGCGTATATCTGCGGGCCGTCGCCACTGCAGTGGGGCGTGATGATGGGAATCGATGAACTCGGCGATGAGTTTTACGACGAGTTGAATGCGGAGTATGCGCAGAAGCGCCGGTTGCTTTGCGACACGCTTCATGAAGTTGGGTTGACGCCGTTTGAGCCACAGGGTTCGTATTACGTGCTGGCGGATGCGAGTTCCCTTCCCGGTAAGGACAGCAAAGAACGGGCGATGCATTTGTTGCATACGGCGGGAGTGGCGACCGTGCCGGGCGAGTCGTTTATGAAATCGGGTGGGGAGACGCTGCTGCGGTTTTGTTTTGCCAAGAGGATGGAGGAGTTGGAGGAGGCTTGCAGACGCCTCGAAGGTGTCAGAGCGAACGTTTAA
- a CDS encoding sulfide/dihydroorotate dehydrogenase-like FAD/NAD-binding protein, protein MNKIIRKQQLTPETALFEVEAPRIAKRWKPGQFIIVRPNAGSERIPLTLVDGNKERGTITIVVQRIGKTSAVTVATPADGAFHDVVGPLGEPAHITSVGKVTLLAGGVGVAEVLPVAKAFKEAGNYTVVLAGARTDSLRILREELLAVADEVIWATDDGSFGFAGNVVQLLQDVVKASGEKPDLSHVIGPIPMMRAAAKATKDLGIKTYASVNPVMIDGTGMCGGCRVTVRGKVRFACVEGPEFDAHEVDFEELTRRTKAYKKQEVQAYEAHKCALGLQAH, encoded by the coding sequence ATGAACAAGATCATTCGCAAACAACAGCTAACGCCCGAGACTGCCCTCTTCGAAGTTGAAGCCCCGCGCATCGCCAAACGCTGGAAGCCCGGTCAGTTCATCATCGTCCGCCCCAACGCCGGCAGCGAACGCATTCCCCTCACGCTCGTTGACGGAAACAAAGAGCGCGGCACCATCACCATCGTTGTGCAGCGCATTGGCAAAACCTCGGCTGTGACAGTCGCCACCCCCGCCGACGGTGCCTTCCACGATGTTGTCGGACCCCTCGGTGAACCTGCCCATATCACCAGTGTTGGCAAGGTCACGCTGCTCGCCGGAGGCGTCGGCGTCGCCGAAGTCCTTCCCGTCGCCAAGGCCTTCAAGGAAGCAGGGAATTACACCGTCGTCCTCGCCGGCGCGCGCACCGACAGTCTTCGCATCCTCCGCGAAGAACTCCTCGCCGTAGCGGACGAAGTTATCTGGGCCACCGACGACGGCAGCTTCGGCTTCGCCGGCAACGTGGTTCAGCTTCTCCAGGACGTCGTGAAAGCCAGCGGCGAGAAGCCCGACCTTTCGCACGTTATCGGCCCCATTCCCATGATGCGTGCCGCCGCCAAAGCCACCAAGGACCTCGGCATCAAAACCTACGCCAGCGTGAACCCGGTCATGATCGACGGCACCGGCATGTGTGGCGGATGCCGCGTCACCGTCCGCGGCAAAGTCCGCTTTGCCTGCGTCGAAGGCCCCGAGTTCGACGCCCACGAAGTTGACTTCGAAGAACTAACGCGCCGCACCAAGGCTTACAAGAAGCAGGAAGTCCAGGCCTACGAAGCCCACAAGTGCGCGTTGGGTCTGCAAGCGCATTAG
- the serB gene encoding phosphoserine phosphatase SerB has translation MGQILLLSVSGHDRPGLTQSLTSILAAHGARILDIGQAVVHDTLALGLLIDAPDKSLALEEDILRKATQFEVAAHFTDVTEQEWQSWLGRASKQRFVVTVIASALTAQHLADVSAAIANGALNIDRIERLSSRESLAESGRACVQFHISGQKSEPDKLRASFLKLAQETGVDIAIQQESQYGRSRRLIAFDMDSTLIQAEIIDELAKMQGVGEEVSRVTEAAMRGELDFKQSFTRRVGLLKGLPESRVLELLDRVAITDGAERLISTLKSQGYKTAILSGGFTFFGLHLQSKLGMDYLHANELEIRHGIVTGNIVPPIMDGQRKAEKLQEIATEMGITLDQAIAVGDGANDLPMLNLAGMGIAFRAKPVVRQSAQHAISTLGLDAILYLLGMRDRAMP, from the coding sequence ATGGGCCAAATCCTCCTGTTGAGTGTCTCCGGTCACGACCGACCGGGGCTGACGCAGTCGCTTACCTCGATCCTCGCCGCCCACGGTGCGCGCATTCTCGATATCGGCCAGGCCGTGGTGCACGACACGCTTGCGCTCGGCCTGCTCATCGACGCGCCGGACAAGTCGTTAGCACTCGAGGAAGACATCTTGCGCAAGGCTACCCAATTCGAGGTAGCTGCTCATTTCACCGACGTTACAGAACAGGAATGGCAGAGCTGGCTTGGCCGTGCCAGTAAGCAACGGTTTGTGGTCACCGTCATCGCGTCGGCTCTCACTGCGCAGCACCTGGCGGATGTTTCTGCCGCGATTGCAAATGGGGCGCTCAATATCGACCGCATAGAACGACTCTCGTCGCGTGAATCGCTCGCCGAAAGCGGCCGCGCCTGTGTGCAGTTCCACATCAGCGGACAGAAGTCCGAACCTGACAAGTTGCGAGCTAGTTTTCTGAAACTCGCTCAGGAAACCGGCGTGGACATCGCGATCCAACAGGAGTCGCAGTACGGACGCAGTCGTCGCCTCATCGCCTTCGACATGGACTCGACCTTGATCCAGGCCGAAATCATCGATGAGCTTGCGAAGATGCAGGGAGTCGGTGAGGAAGTCTCACGCGTGACCGAAGCCGCCATGCGCGGCGAACTCGACTTCAAGCAGAGCTTCACCCGCCGCGTCGGCCTGCTTAAAGGCCTCCCCGAATCCCGCGTCCTCGAACTCCTCGACCGCGTCGCCATCACCGACGGCGCCGAACGCCTCATCTCCACGCTGAAATCGCAGGGCTACAAGACAGCGATCCTCTCCGGCGGCTTTACCTTTTTCGGGCTCCATCTCCAGTCGAAGCTCGGCATGGATTACCTGCACGCCAATGAACTCGAAATCCGCCACGGGATCGTTACCGGCAACATCGTTCCGCCCATCATGGATGGCCAGCGCAAAGCGGAAAAGCTGCAGGAGATCGCAACCGAGATGGGCATCACTCTTGACCAGGCCATTGCCGTTGGCGACGGCGCCAACGATCTGCCAATGCTCAACCTCGCGGGCATGGGAATTGCTTTTCGCGCCAAGCCGGTAGTGCGCCAAAGTGCCCAGCATGCGATCTCCACCCTCGGCCTCGACGCCATCCTCTATCTGCTGGGCATGAGGGACCGGGCAATGCCCTAA
- the gltA gene encoding NADPH-dependent glutamate synthase, translating to MPPIKRNPKAPRQIPPEVAPNVRVQGGAVEVAGGFTTEQAQVESLRCLNCKDAKCVEACPLHIDIKSFIQHIVLGDVASAFDKISERSPFPGICGRVCQHELFCESACLLGKKLDPVAIGSLERFCSDHHRQFNGKAPVVKANPTGPKIAMVGSGPASLMASFVLAQRGYRVTVFEALHRLGGVLIYGVPPFRLPREILDSEIARLEAMGVKFETDVIVGNSVTLEELFHEEGFEAVFLGTGAGLPFMLNIPGENLIGVYTANEFLTRINLMNANETGADTPVNIGKHTVVIGGGNSAMDAARWSKRLGADTTILFRRGRAELRARAEEIEHAEQEGIKFEFLGAPVALFGDENGWLNEMECIRMKLGEPDSSGRPSPVPIEGSNYRIPVDTVIAAVGQAPNPTLQRTTPQLITNRGKIVVDVNRQTNMDKVFAGGDVVRGGSTVILAMSDGLAAADAIDKALKLQQKEVEIVGAEA from the coding sequence ATGCCTCCTATCAAACGGAACCCGAAGGCCCCTCGCCAAATACCTCCCGAAGTCGCTCCGAACGTTCGCGTTCAGGGCGGCGCGGTCGAAGTTGCGGGTGGCTTTACGACCGAACAAGCTCAGGTGGAATCGTTACGCTGTCTCAATTGCAAAGACGCCAAATGCGTTGAGGCCTGTCCGCTTCATATCGACATCAAATCTTTCATCCAGCACATAGTTCTGGGCGACGTCGCCAGTGCGTTCGACAAGATCAGCGAACGCAGCCCCTTCCCAGGTATCTGCGGACGCGTCTGCCAGCACGAGCTTTTCTGCGAGAGCGCCTGCCTCCTCGGAAAGAAGCTCGATCCCGTCGCGATCGGCTCGCTCGAGCGCTTCTGTTCGGACCACCACCGGCAGTTCAACGGCAAAGCTCCGGTGGTGAAAGCAAATCCCACGGGACCTAAAATCGCCATGGTCGGCAGTGGCCCCGCTTCGCTGATGGCTTCCTTCGTCCTCGCACAGCGCGGCTACCGCGTCACCGTCTTCGAGGCATTGCATCGCCTGGGCGGTGTCCTTATATATGGTGTTCCGCCCTTCCGCCTTCCGCGCGAGATTCTCGACAGCGAAATTGCCCGCCTCGAAGCCATGGGCGTGAAGTTCGAAACCGACGTCATCGTCGGCAATAGCGTGACCCTGGAAGAGCTCTTCCACGAAGAAGGTTTCGAAGCGGTCTTCCTCGGAACCGGCGCGGGTCTGCCGTTCATGCTCAACATCCCCGGCGAGAATCTCATCGGCGTCTACACCGCGAATGAGTTCCTTACCCGCATCAACCTGATGAACGCCAACGAAACCGGTGCCGACACCCCGGTCAACATTGGCAAGCACACAGTCGTCATCGGCGGCGGCAACTCCGCCATGGATGCTGCCCGCTGGTCGAAGCGTCTTGGCGCCGACACCACCATCCTCTTCCGCCGTGGCCGCGCCGAACTCCGCGCCCGCGCCGAAGAGATCGAGCACGCCGAGCAGGAAGGCATCAAGTTCGAATTTCTTGGCGCGCCCGTCGCGCTCTTTGGCGATGAAAACGGCTGGCTCAACGAAATGGAATGTATCCGCATGAAGCTCGGTGAGCCCGACTCCAGCGGACGCCCCTCGCCCGTGCCCATCGAGGGCTCGAACTACCGCATCCCAGTCGACACCGTCATTGCCGCCGTCGGCCAGGCTCCCAACCCCACGCTCCAGCGCACCACACCGCAGCTCATCACTAATCGCGGCAAGATCGTGGTCGACGTCAATCGCCAGACCAACATGGACAAGGTCTTCGCTGGTGGCGACGTCGTACGCGGAGGTTCCACCGTCATCCTTGCCATGAGCGATGGCCTTGCCGCCGCTGATGCCATCGACAAGGCGCTCAAGCTGCAACAGAAAGAAGTGGAGATCGTAGGAGCGGAAGCATGA
- a CDS encoding ABC transporter permease, with protein sequence MMAHKVWAVAKADFKERMRRAPAWMAMIVGGFLCYLAVTGKATVTLPFARGVWNSAWSAGTMATLAANYLTLVCFFVVRSAIQRDEETGAGRLVAASPLSNYAYLLGKALSNFAVVLSIGSIFLLAAPVLQWVHHEGYPFNPWEFINPFLYMTVPSAALVAAVAVFFECHPWLKRGIGNVIYIFLWVESLRESAEYGRAWTDAVGFYGFMESGRAAALAQGIVLKERGLNIGHAQYDHWNIFTWHGFQFTGQQVLLRLEWFAVAAVLVFAATYFFKRFNPDAKAALRFPVPAFLKRKKKEETSGKWETEIARLSAIGGMVGKGRFFGIVRAELKLLLKSIPKFVYFLLGFANFLALMPHEKDGPTGPGVLAFLWIVPVIVWSNMGAREQAPHARPLIFSAPHSCLRQLPVEWVAGFVIALGISFGVAVRDLIARDWQHLATWLAGAAFIASLALACGTWSRGTRLFQGLYCGWWYLAMNNAPNMDFTGVTGQRHFVGYAFTAALLFASAFAQRWWSTERAAVLRVLGVIRKHPQRDAVTAQI encoded by the coding sequence ATGATGGCGCACAAGGTTTGGGCAGTCGCGAAAGCCGACTTTAAGGAGCGCATGCGGCGCGCGCCGGCGTGGATGGCGATGATCGTCGGCGGCTTTCTCTGCTATCTCGCAGTTACAGGCAAAGCGACCGTGACGCTGCCGTTCGCGCGCGGCGTATGGAACAGCGCGTGGTCCGCGGGAACGATGGCAACACTGGCGGCGAACTACCTCACGCTGGTGTGCTTCTTCGTGGTGCGAAGCGCGATCCAGCGCGATGAAGAAACGGGCGCGGGAAGATTGGTCGCAGCTTCTCCGCTGTCGAACTATGCCTACCTGCTCGGAAAGGCGCTGAGCAATTTCGCAGTCGTGCTGTCCATCGGTTCAATATTCCTGCTGGCCGCGCCGGTGCTGCAATGGGTCCATCATGAGGGATATCCGTTCAACCCGTGGGAGTTCATCAATCCGTTCCTGTACATGACGGTGCCGTCAGCAGCGTTGGTGGCGGCGGTAGCGGTGTTTTTCGAGTGTCATCCGTGGCTGAAAAGAGGCATTGGCAATGTGATCTACATCTTCTTGTGGGTCGAAAGCCTCCGGGAATCGGCCGAATACGGTCGCGCGTGGACGGATGCCGTCGGTTTCTACGGTTTCATGGAGAGCGGGCGCGCCGCGGCCCTGGCGCAGGGAATCGTTCTCAAAGAGCGTGGGCTGAACATCGGTCACGCTCAATACGATCACTGGAATATCTTCACGTGGCACGGCTTCCAATTCACGGGGCAGCAGGTGCTACTGCGCTTGGAGTGGTTTGCTGTCGCAGCGGTGCTGGTGTTCGCGGCAACTTACTTCTTCAAGCGCTTTAATCCGGATGCGAAAGCAGCGTTGCGCTTCCCGGTTCCGGCGTTCCTGAAGCGTAAGAAGAAGGAAGAGACTTCCGGCAAGTGGGAGACGGAAATTGCGCGGCTGTCCGCGATTGGCGGGATGGTAGGCAAAGGGCGGTTCTTCGGAATTGTTCGAGCGGAACTGAAGCTGCTGCTGAAAAGCATTCCGAAGTTCGTGTACTTCCTCTTGGGCTTTGCCAACTTCCTGGCACTGATGCCACACGAGAAAGACGGGCCGACCGGGCCTGGGGTGTTGGCGTTCCTGTGGATCGTGCCGGTGATTGTGTGGTCGAACATGGGAGCGCGGGAGCAGGCGCCGCATGCACGGCCGTTAATCTTCAGCGCGCCGCACTCGTGCTTGCGGCAGTTGCCGGTGGAGTGGGTGGCGGGCTTCGTGATCGCACTTGGGATTTCGTTTGGCGTGGCGGTGCGGGACTTGATTGCTCGCGACTGGCAACACCTGGCGACGTGGCTGGCCGGTGCGGCATTCATCGCTTCGCTGGCGCTGGCCTGTGGCACCTGGTCGCGGGGCACGCGGCTGTTCCAAGGGCTCTATTGTGGATGGTGGTATCTCGCGATGAACAACGCGCCAAACATGGACTTCACGGGCGTGACGGGGCAGCGGCATTTCGTGGGATATGCGTTTACTGCAGCCCTGCTCTTCGCCAGCGCGTTTGCGCAGAGATGGTGGAGTACGGAGAGGGCTGCGGTGTTGCGGGTGCTGGGAGTGATACGGAAGCATCCGCAGCGGGATGCGGTGACGGCGCAGATCTGA